From the Calditrichota bacterium genome, the window AAGAATGCTAAATTGTTATGCAACATTTTTTTGCTATTAAGAGCAAAAAAATGTTGCATAAAAACAATTAATTTTGTATAATAAATCAAGATGCTTCTTGTTGGCCTTAATATTAATGCAGTTACATTATTATTTACCTGTTAACTGATAGAAATATTAAAAATAGCACAATTTATATTGAAGGAGTAGCACCATGAAAACAAAGAGTGTATTTATAATTTTCTTTGTCATCATTTCTGCTCTTCTCTCGACTCATCTTTATTCACAAATTGTCATCAATGAATTTCTTGCCGGAAACGAAACCATCAATACCGATGAAGACGGTGAATACGAAGACTGGATTGAATTGTACAATGCCGGAGATGATGCGGTAGATTTGACCGGATTTACAATTACGGACGATCCCACAGAACCGGATCAATTCAATGGACATTTCCAGCGGTGACGCTTGGCTCGCATGAGTTTTTGCTGGTGTGGGCATCCAAAAAGGATCGTACGACCGGTGAATTGCACACCAATTTTTCACTGAAAAAAGGCGGAGAATTTGTCGGTCTTTACGCATCGGACGGTACAGCAATCGACACGCTCACTTTTGGCGAGCAAACCGATGATATTTCTTTGGCGCGGGATGTTGATGGTAGCGGCAGTTTCAAGTTGACAACAGATCCGACACCAGCGGCGGCAAATCATATTGTTTCGCCTCCGACTCCGTTGCCGGAAATTGTTATCAACGAATTTCTTGCCGGAAA encodes:
- a CDS encoding lamin tail domain-containing protein gives rise to the protein MTLGSHEFLLVWASKKDRTTGELHTNFSLKKGGEFVGLYASDGTAIDTLTFGEQTDDISLARDVDGSGSFKLTTDPTPAAANHIVSPPTPLPEIVINEFLAGNETINTDEDGEYEDWIELYNAGDDAVDLTGFTITDDPTEPDQ
- a CDS encoding lamin tail domain-containing protein; its protein translation is MKTKSVFIIFFVIISALLSTHLYSQIVINEFLAGNETINTDEDGEYEDWIELYNAGDDAVDLTGFTITDDPTEPDQFNGHFQR